The following nucleotide sequence is from Fusobacterium hwasookii.
ATTTTTACATCTTTTACTATACATACTGTACACGACTTTAAAAACTGTTGATATTAAATAAAAAAATCGTGTACACCTCGTGTACACCAAATATATCTAGGGTACATAGATTTTAAAAAAATATTGGGAATAAAAGGAAAATTTATGTACACTAGCTTCTCCACGGACAGTATAGGGAATGTAAGAAAGTTTTAAAATGCAATAATATTAAAAATTTCAAAAATATCATTTTTTCCTACATTTAACTTCAAAAAAAACTTGAAGTTTATATTTTTATATGCTAGAATTAATTAACTTAAAATTTTAAAAGGGGGAAATATATATGGATATACAAAATACTAATATCAAAGATTTTTTTGATTATGAGAATGCGATTGCAGTTGCAGGAGCAGGAAGAAAAAGTCAATACAATAAAGCAAAAGAATTATTAGAAAAAATGTATAATAATAAAGAAAAAGTAACTATTTCTTCTCTTGCAAAAACTTTAAGTGTAAGTTATAACACTGCTAAAAACTATCTGTATAGATTTTTAAAAGAAGAATTAAAAATAAATATAGAAGCAAAAGTATATAATTATAAAAGATAAGAACATTTAAAATAATATAAAAAAAAATCACTATTGCCAGTAGTGATTTTAGATGATGATAAAGAAATAAAGACAAATAAATTTCCATTCTTCTTTAACTTTTTTCTATATCCTTAATTTTATATTTATAATATACCATTAAAATAGAAAAAAGTCAAACAATCCCTTTATTTTCAAGTGCTTTCACTCATTTTTGTCTTTATTTTCAATGCGAAAAACATAATGTATATATTATTGTTCTTTTTCTTTTAAAAAGGAGAAGAAAGATGAAGCTAGAAAAAATTGAAAAAATTTGTAAAGAAAATAATATTAAAATAGTAAAAAAAATGAAACCTTTTCCAAGTATTTTAGGATTAG
It contains:
- a CDS encoding HTH domain-containing protein — encoded protein: MDIQNTNIKDFFDYENAIAVAGAGRKSQYNKAKELLEKMYNNKEKVTISSLAKTLSVSYNTAKNYLYRFLKEELKINIEAKVYNYKR